In the genome of Kitasatospora cathayae, one region contains:
- a CDS encoding CAP domain-containing protein: protein MSSDDRTTISPVSGGGNGGQGRPGGRAARRAAERHQGRGRRGRRRGGFVPVTAVVAAVAGTGLLAALAGAGYAAYDGKQTDRDLAGQAAAADSLVAAELGTHEGIQVPGAGGTNPSGAALPSGSPTASGPAATPSATAGATASASPTALPTATATATAQSTATAKASPPATRTGTGGGSGANGAAVAAQRAAAAPAAAPAGGGANASYAQQVVDLVNVERAKAGCGPVSAEPRLASAAQSHSDDMADRNYFDHASPEGYHADHRIEATGYRWNSWGENIARGQKDPAAVMDAWMNSPGHRANILNCDFKQLGVGVRTGANGPWWTQVFAAPA, encoded by the coding sequence GTGAGCAGCGACGACAGGACGACCATCAGCCCGGTGAGCGGCGGCGGGAACGGTGGTCAGGGCCGCCCGGGTGGCCGGGCCGCCCGGCGGGCCGCCGAGCGGCACCAGGGCCGCGGCCGCCGGGGGCGCAGGCGTGGCGGGTTCGTGCCGGTGACGGCGGTGGTCGCCGCCGTGGCCGGGACGGGTCTGCTCGCCGCGCTGGCCGGAGCCGGGTACGCGGCGTACGACGGCAAGCAGACGGACCGTGACCTCGCCGGGCAGGCGGCCGCGGCCGACTCGCTGGTCGCCGCCGAGCTCGGGACGCACGAGGGCATACAGGTGCCGGGCGCCGGGGGAACGAACCCCTCGGGCGCAGCGCTGCCGTCGGGCAGCCCGACGGCGTCCGGCCCGGCGGCCACCCCGAGCGCCACCGCCGGCGCGACCGCCTCGGCCTCCCCGACGGCCCTGCCCACCGCGACGGCCACCGCGACCGCCCAGTCCACCGCCACCGCCAAGGCGAGCCCGCCGGCCACCCGTACGGGCACCGGCGGCGGCAGCGGTGCCAACGGCGCCGCGGTCGCCGCCCAGCGCGCCGCCGCGGCTCCGGCCGCCGCCCCGGCCGGCGGCGGTGCGAACGCCTCGTACGCGCAGCAGGTCGTCGACCTGGTCAACGTGGAGCGCGCCAAGGCCGGTTGCGGCCCGGTCAGCGCCGAGCCCCGGCTGGCGAGCGCGGCCCAGTCGCACAGCGACGACATGGCCGACCGCAACTACTTCGACCACGCCAGCCCCGAGGGCTACCACGCCGACCACCGGATCGAGGCCACCGGCTACCGCTGGAACAGCTGGGGCGAGAACATCGCCCGCGGCCAGAAGGACCCGGCGGCGGTGATGGACGCCTGGATGAACAGCCCGGGCCACCGCGCCAACATCCTGAACTGCGACTTCAAGCAGCTCGGGGTGGGCGTGCGGACCGGCGCGAACGGCCCGTGGTGGACCCAGGTGTTCGCCGCCCCGGCCTGA
- a CDS encoding ATP-dependent DNA ligase yields MGLWRLAVVSREVAAEPGRRAKVGLLAGCLRELGAEEGAAAVVLLSGEAQRLRTGVGWASLRDLPAPAAEASLGVREVERELERIAGVHGAGAQAERRRLLVGLFGRATEVEQGFLRAVLVGDLRQGALDALVGEAVAQAAGVPVAAVRRALMFRGSARAVAEAALSGGAAALAGFGLEVGRAVRPMLAASAPDVVSALERTGPAGLEWKLDGIRVQVHRDGGEVAVFTRSLDDITARVPEVAEAALALPLRTAVLDGEAIALGPDGRPRPFQETAARSASRRDPDLLRAAVPLSVYFFDLLHRDGEDLVDRPGRERWAALAEAVPEDLRVGRTETGDRERALEFFREALALGHEGVLVKDPAAGYAAGRRGAGWIKVKPRHTLDLVVLAAEWGSGRRQGYLSNLHLGARAAGEPGLGPWVMLGKTFKGLTDATLTWQTAELLARETGRDARTVWVRPELVVEIAFDGLQRSPRYPAGLALRFARVVRYRPDKGAPDADTVATVRELAAEEGL; encoded by the coding sequence ATGGGCCTGTGGCGGTTGGCGGTGGTGTCCCGGGAGGTGGCGGCGGAGCCGGGACGGCGGGCGAAGGTGGGGTTGTTGGCGGGGTGCCTGCGGGAGTTGGGAGCGGAGGAGGGGGCGGCGGCGGTGGTGCTGCTGTCGGGTGAGGCGCAGCGGCTGCGGACGGGGGTCGGGTGGGCGAGTCTGCGGGACCTGCCGGCGCCGGCGGCGGAGGCCTCGTTGGGGGTGCGGGAGGTGGAGCGGGAGTTGGAGCGGATCGCCGGGGTGCACGGGGCGGGGGCGCAGGCGGAGCGGCGGCGGTTGCTGGTGGGGCTGTTCGGGCGGGCGACGGAGGTGGAGCAGGGGTTCCTGCGGGCGGTGCTGGTCGGGGATCTGCGGCAGGGCGCCTTGGACGCGCTGGTCGGGGAGGCGGTCGCGCAGGCGGCCGGGGTGCCGGTGGCGGCGGTGCGGCGGGCGTTGATGTTCCGGGGGTCGGCGCGGGCGGTGGCGGAGGCGGCGCTGAGCGGTGGGGCGGCGGCGCTGGCGGGGTTCGGGCTGGAGGTGGGGCGGGCGGTGCGCCCGATGCTGGCGGCTTCGGCGCCGGACGTGGTCTCGGCGCTGGAGCGGACCGGTCCGGCGGGGCTGGAGTGGAAGCTGGACGGCATCCGGGTGCAGGTGCACCGGGACGGCGGGGAGGTGGCGGTGTTCACCCGGAGTCTGGACGACATCACCGCGCGCGTGCCCGAGGTGGCGGAGGCTGCGCTGGCGTTGCCGTTGCGGACGGCGGTGCTGGACGGCGAGGCGATCGCGCTCGGTCCGGACGGGCGGCCGCGCCCGTTCCAGGAGACCGCCGCGCGCTCCGCCTCCCGGCGGGATCCGGACCTGCTGCGGGCCGCGGTCCCGCTCAGCGTCTACTTCTTCGACCTGTTGCACCGGGACGGCGAGGACCTGGTGGACCGTCCCGGCCGGGAGCGCTGGGCGGCGCTGGCCGAGGCGGTGCCGGAGGATCTGCGGGTGGGCCGCACCGAGACCGGGGACCGGGAGCGGGCGCTGGAGTTCTTCCGGGAGGCGCTGGCGCTCGGGCACGAGGGCGTGCTGGTGAAGGACCCGGCGGCCGGGTACGCGGCCGGGCGGCGCGGGGCGGGCTGGATCAAGGTGAAGCCGCGGCACACCCTGGACCTGGTGGTACTGGCCGCGGAGTGGGGCAGCGGCCGGCGGCAGGGCTATCTGAGCAACCTGCACCTGGGGGCCCGGGCCGCGGGCGAGCCGGGCCTGGGCCCGTGGGTGATGCTGGGCAAGACCTTCAAGGGGCTGACCGATGCGACGCTCACCTGGCAGACCGCCGAGTTGCTCGCCCGGGAGACCGGACGGGACGCCCGGACGGTGTGGGTCCGGCCGGAACTGGTCGTCGAGATCGCCTTCGACGGCCTCCAGCGCAGCCCCCGCTACCCCGCCGGGCTGGCGCTGCGGTTCGCCCGGGTGGTGCGCTACCGGCCGGACAAGGGCGCCCCCGACGCCGACACCGTCGCCACCGTACGGGAACTGGCCGCCGAGGAGGGGCTGTGA
- a CDS encoding GNAT family N-acetyltransferase, with the protein MSSAAANRWSIGAPEPGDYPAWRELFRGYCEFYRVPMPDAKAELVWSWLNDPAHELEGLLARDGDGRPVGLAHFRPFSRPLHGAVGGFLDDLFVAPEVRGGGAVDQLLARLREIAAERGWTTVRWITADDNHRARSKYDQVATRTMFVTYDMAPESTAR; encoded by the coding sequence TTGAGCAGCGCTGCCGCGAACCGTTGGAGCATCGGCGCGCCGGAGCCCGGCGACTATCCGGCCTGGCGTGAACTCTTCCGCGGGTACTGCGAGTTCTACCGGGTGCCGATGCCGGACGCGAAGGCCGAGCTGGTGTGGTCCTGGCTCAACGATCCGGCGCACGAGCTGGAGGGGCTGCTGGCCCGGGACGGCGACGGGAGGCCGGTCGGGCTCGCGCACTTCCGGCCGTTCTCCCGGCCGTTGCACGGCGCGGTCGGCGGGTTCCTGGACGACCTGTTCGTCGCGCCCGAGGTGCGGGGCGGCGGCGCGGTGGACCAACTGCTGGCCCGGTTGCGGGAGATCGCCGCCGAGCGCGGCTGGACCACGGTGCGGTGGATCACGGCGGACGACAACCACCGGGCGCGCAGCAAGTACGACCAGGTCGCGACCCGGACGATGTTCGTCACCTACGACATGGCCCCGGAGAGCACGGCCCGCTGA
- a CDS encoding DUF6296 family protein, whose translation MNPADRYALTFPGTPGTQAPQDVVVVTRTSANGPGGHPVYEDASGIIRAEISDAGEVRMLASGGHQTPHLPVHAHPLP comes from the coding sequence ATGAACCCCGCCGACCGTTACGCCCTCACCTTCCCCGGCACGCCCGGTACCCAGGCCCCGCAGGACGTGGTCGTGGTCACCCGGACCAGCGCCAACGGCCCGGGCGGGCACCCCGTGTACGAGGACGCCAGCGGGATCATCCGGGCCGAGATCAGCGACGCGGGCGAGGTCCGGATGCTCGCCAGTGGCGGCCACCAGACCCCGCACCTGCCGGTGCACGCCCATCCGCTGCCATAG
- a CDS encoding ferredoxin produces MQVSVDRDRCCSSGMCVTNVPEVFEQDDQDALVKLRQTSIRPDQFDDLRLAAELCPGGAITVTEDGPAQA; encoded by the coding sequence ATGCAGGTGAGCGTCGACCGGGACCGTTGCTGCAGCTCCGGGATGTGCGTCACGAACGTCCCCGAGGTCTTCGAGCAGGACGACCAGGACGCTTTGGTGAAGCTCCGTCAGACCTCCATCCGGCCGGACCAGTTCGACGACCTCAGGCTGGCCGCCGAGCTCTGCCCGGGCGGTGCGATCACCGTCACCGAGGACGGGCCCGCCCAGGCCTGA
- a CDS encoding cytochrome P450, which produces MTSTPTAKAVPLPAPHSSGCPFGPPPAYTEAAATAPMTRAELPDGQSAWLATGHAEVRTVLSDRRFSADVRHPTFPLLVSGRREELVTSKPSFLRLDDPEHARLRRMVTGDFLVKRVAALRPDIQRIVDETLDRMTEGRTEADLVADFALPVPSLVICLLLGVPYQDRDHFQELSRTLLSQEATVEQFKAAQHGVLEYLRALAARRREQPEDDILSRLAVRDDLTVDDAANTGVLLLIAGHETTANMISLSTALLLEHPEQIAKLADPATLPGAVEELLRLLTIVHTGLPRVALEDVELGGVTVRAGEGVIAMLSTANRDEEVFGGAGRRPTDELDLERDARRHMAFGFGVHQCLGQPLARAELQIALETLFRRLPALRLAIAEGEREFRTESFVYGMRSLPVTW; this is translated from the coding sequence TTGACCAGCACACCCACCGCAAAGGCCGTCCCCCTGCCGGCCCCGCACTCCAGCGGCTGCCCGTTCGGACCGCCACCCGCGTACACCGAGGCCGCCGCCACCGCCCCGATGACCCGCGCCGAACTGCCCGACGGCCAGTCCGCCTGGCTGGCCACCGGCCACGCCGAGGTCCGCACCGTCCTGTCCGACCGCCGGTTCAGCGCGGACGTGCGCCATCCGACCTTCCCGCTGCTGGTCTCCGGCCGCCGCGAGGAGCTGGTGACCAGCAAGCCGAGCTTCCTGCGGCTCGACGATCCCGAGCACGCCCGGCTGCGCCGCATGGTCACCGGAGACTTCCTGGTCAAGCGGGTGGCCGCGCTGCGCCCGGACATCCAGCGGATCGTGGACGAGACGCTGGACCGGATGACCGAGGGCCGCACCGAGGCCGACCTGGTCGCCGACTTCGCGCTCCCGGTGCCGTCGCTGGTGATCTGCCTGCTGCTCGGCGTGCCGTACCAGGACCGCGATCACTTCCAGGAGCTGAGCCGCACCCTGCTCAGCCAAGAGGCCACCGTCGAGCAGTTCAAGGCGGCCCAGCACGGGGTGCTGGAGTACCTGCGTGCTCTGGCGGCCCGCAGGCGCGAGCAGCCGGAGGACGACATCCTCAGCCGGCTCGCCGTACGGGACGACCTGACCGTGGACGACGCCGCCAACACCGGGGTCCTGCTGCTGATCGCCGGACACGAGACGACGGCGAACATGATCTCGCTGTCGACCGCCCTGCTGCTGGAGCACCCCGAGCAGATCGCCAAGCTCGCCGACCCGGCCACGTTGCCCGGCGCGGTGGAGGAACTGCTGCGCCTGCTGACCATCGTGCACACCGGGCTGCCCCGGGTGGCGCTGGAGGACGTGGAGCTGGGCGGCGTCACGGTCCGGGCCGGGGAAGGCGTGATCGCGATGCTCTCCACCGCCAACCGGGACGAGGAGGTGTTCGGCGGTGCCGGCCGGCGGCCGACGGACGAGCTGGACCTGGAACGGGACGCCCGCCGGCACATGGCGTTCGGCTTCGGCGTGCACCAGTGCCTGGGCCAGCCGCTGGCCCGCGCGGAACTGCAGATCGCCCTGGAGACGCTGTTCCGACGACTGCCCGCCCTGCGGCTGGCCATCGCGGAGGGCGAGCGGGAGTTCCGCACGGAGTCGTTCGTCTACGGGATGCGGTCGCTGCCCGTGACGTGGTGA
- a CDS encoding DUF427 domain-containing protein, producing MTTARWQGTVVAESEDTVVVEGNHYFPVESVRVEFLRPSDTTTVCGWKGTANYYSLDVAGHTNPDAVWYYADPKPEAEQVRGRVAFWHGVEITE from the coding sequence ATGACCACAGCGCGTTGGCAGGGGACCGTCGTCGCCGAGAGCGAGGACACCGTCGTCGTCGAGGGCAACCACTACTTTCCGGTCGAGTCGGTCCGGGTCGAGTTCCTACGGCCCTCCGACACGACCACGGTGTGCGGCTGGAAGGGCACCGCCAACTACTACTCGCTGGACGTGGCCGGGCACACCAACCCGGACGCCGTCTGGTACTACGCCGACCCGAAGCCCGAGGCCGAGCAGGTCCGGGGCCGGGTGGCGTTCTGGCACGGCGTGGAGATCACCGAGTAG
- a CDS encoding SGNH/GDSL hydrolase family protein yields MVQLSDNPMTWVMAGDSITQAVYHTHGARGWVEHVQERVCWQLDRLTDIVVNSGVSAWRATDVLEAYDFVIGRFAPDVLSLSLGTNDARAGLDGLAEFRDAMREIIDRSAGAQIVLHTPLVVSHAGRAPRAEMPAYCQAVRELAGETGALLVDHEAHWLAAFPDGEAIPWLDDPAHPNATGHLQLANHTLRALGLGELTEL; encoded by the coding sequence ATGGTCCAGCTTTCCGACAACCCGATGACCTGGGTGATGGCCGGGGACAGCATCACCCAGGCCGTCTACCACACCCACGGCGCCCGCGGCTGGGTCGAGCACGTGCAGGAGCGGGTCTGCTGGCAGCTGGACCGGCTGACGGACATCGTGGTCAACAGCGGCGTGTCCGCCTGGCGGGCCACGGACGTGCTCGAGGCGTACGACTTCGTCATCGGCCGCTTCGCGCCGGACGTGCTGTCGCTGTCGCTCGGCACCAACGACGCCCGCGCCGGGCTGGACGGGCTCGCGGAGTTCCGCGACGCCATGCGCGAGATCATCGACCGGTCCGCAGGAGCGCAGATCGTGCTGCACACGCCCCTCGTGGTCAGCCACGCCGGGCGCGCGCCCCGCGCCGAGATGCCCGCGTACTGCCAGGCCGTCCGCGAACTCGCCGGCGAGACCGGCGCACTGCTCGTCGACCACGAGGCCCACTGGCTCGCCGCCTTCCCCGACGGCGAGGCCATCCCGTGGCTGGACGACCCCGCCCACCCCAACGCCACCGGCCACCTCCAGCTGGCCAACCACACCCTGCGCGCCCTGGGCCTGGGCGAGCTCACCGAACTCTGA
- a CDS encoding MFS transporter: protein MSTTDHLPDDVSSPPAAAGDGRDLRRMQFGWYINDWANAAFSATVLTVFLGPYLTEVAKNAADASGDVHPLGLTIRAGSFFPYTVSFSVLISVAVMLLTGTVADRTGRHKELMCGFAYVGALATMGMFLLHGDRYLLGGALLVVANIAYAVSVALSYAYLPGLAAPDERDAVSSKGWAYGYAGGGLLLIANLALFQGHDALGLSSGTAVRICLASAGLWWALFTVVPMLRLPSRAGVVRERGAAAPDQPAAGSLRELGRTLKGMRKHPLTLLYLAAFLCYNDGIQTVVSQASLYGSEELGMEQTSLVIAVLMVQIVAIGGALLLGRIARRYGAKKTILGSLVGWVVTLALGYFMPAHQPAWFYALACMIGLVLGGSQALSRSLFSHLIPAGREAEYFSVYKVSDRGTSWMGPLVFGLAYQITGSYRSAIISLLIFFVIGFAVLVKVPVRRAIEAVGNPVPERL from the coding sequence ATGAGCACCACGGACCACTTGCCGGACGACGTCTCGTCGCCGCCGGCGGCCGCCGGCGACGGCCGGGACCTGCGCCGGATGCAGTTCGGCTGGTACATCAACGACTGGGCCAACGCCGCCTTCTCGGCCACCGTCCTGACGGTGTTCCTCGGGCCGTACCTGACCGAGGTGGCGAAGAACGCCGCCGACGCGTCCGGCGACGTGCACCCGCTGGGCCTGACGATCCGTGCCGGATCGTTCTTCCCGTACACGGTCTCCTTTTCGGTGCTGATCTCGGTCGCGGTGATGCTGCTGACCGGCACGGTCGCCGACCGCACCGGGCGGCACAAGGAGCTGATGTGCGGCTTCGCCTACGTCGGCGCGCTCGCCACCATGGGGATGTTCCTCCTGCACGGCGACCGCTACCTGCTCGGCGGCGCGCTGCTGGTGGTCGCCAACATCGCCTACGCGGTGTCCGTGGCGCTCTCCTACGCCTACCTCCCGGGCCTGGCCGCCCCCGACGAGCGCGACGCGGTCTCCTCCAAGGGCTGGGCCTACGGCTACGCGGGCGGCGGACTGCTGCTGATCGCCAACCTGGCGCTGTTCCAGGGCCACGACGCGCTCGGCCTGTCCTCCGGCACCGCCGTGCGGATCTGCCTGGCCTCGGCGGGCCTGTGGTGGGCGCTGTTCACCGTCGTCCCGATGCTGCGGCTGCCCTCCCGGGCCGGCGTGGTCCGCGAGCGCGGTGCGGCCGCGCCCGACCAGCCCGCCGCCGGCAGCCTGCGCGAACTCGGCCGGACCCTCAAGGGCATGCGCAAGCACCCGCTGACGCTGCTCTACCTGGCCGCCTTCCTCTGCTACAACGACGGCATCCAGACCGTCGTCTCGCAGGCCTCGCTGTACGGCAGCGAGGAACTGGGCATGGAGCAGACCTCGCTGGTCATCGCCGTCCTGATGGTCCAGATCGTGGCGATCGGCGGCGCGCTGCTGCTCGGCCGGATCGCCCGGCGCTACGGCGCCAAGAAGACCATCCTCGGCTCGCTGGTCGGCTGGGTGGTCACCCTGGCCCTCGGCTACTTCATGCCCGCCCACCAGCCCGCCTGGTTCTACGCCCTGGCCTGCATGATCGGCCTGGTGCTCGGAGGCAGCCAGGCGCTCTCCCGCTCGCTGTTCTCCCACCTCATCCCGGCGGGCCGGGAGGCCGAGTACTTCAGCGTCTACAAGGTCAGCGACCGCGGCACCAGCTGGATGGGACCGCTGGTCTTCGGCCTCGCCTACCAGATCACCGGCAGCTACCGTTCGGCCATCATCTCGCTGCTGATCTTCTTCGTGATCGGCTTCGCCGTGCTGGTGAAGGTCCCGGTGCGCCGCGCCATCGAGGCGGTCGGCAACCCGGTGCCCGAGCGGCTCTGA
- a CDS encoding trypsin-like serine protease encodes MRGSKLLYAAAVLVLGAASVAVARVQETADEARMAPAILLSREYHEKHLQPIAEEIHRLIDTEQVDGSDFTSIVFHGDEHYLDLFWKGAVPAGITEAVDAWRTRTREAMRHDPAGPVSPDYDVHYRTAAYSRSEMDRAISRFVDVVGNDEAEWSSISPANDGSGLVLSYQPKATKRIAPANAPMRDYATRAERIAGIPVHPQVGSVETPTRGSRTSDAPPWYAGADLRLSDNSRCSTGIPGWVDKRRVLLTAAHCQTSGNVYNGQRVVGEVTAYDSGLDVAVITTGDNTAARFYSSAWDSGDSRPLYGPARLDPGQSACFSGATSGFHCELEVTRVGVHSPSGRTNATEVKSRSGGIAVAQGDSGGPAVANPQGDSMAPVGVIIAGNTDTKTPCSGTSSATTCFSTGYYTPLDPVVSKLGFSAS; translated from the coding sequence ATGCGCGGATCGAAACTCCTGTACGCGGCCGCGGTCCTGGTCCTGGGCGCCGCGTCGGTCGCCGTCGCAAGGGTCCAGGAGACCGCCGACGAGGCACGCATGGCTCCGGCGATCCTGCTGAGCCGCGAGTACCACGAGAAGCACCTGCAGCCGATCGCCGAGGAGATCCACCGGCTGATCGACACCGAGCAGGTCGACGGCAGCGACTTCACCTCGATCGTGTTCCACGGCGACGAGCACTACCTCGACCTCTTCTGGAAGGGCGCCGTTCCCGCCGGGATCACCGAGGCCGTGGACGCCTGGCGCACCCGCACCCGCGAGGCGATGCGCCACGACCCCGCCGGTCCGGTGAGCCCCGACTACGACGTCCACTACCGGACGGCCGCCTACTCGCGCTCCGAGATGGACCGGGCCATCAGCAGGTTCGTCGACGTCGTCGGCAACGACGAGGCGGAGTGGTCGTCGATCTCCCCGGCCAACGACGGCAGCGGCCTCGTGCTCTCGTACCAGCCGAAGGCCACCAAGCGCATCGCGCCGGCCAACGCACCGATGCGCGACTACGCGACCCGGGCCGAGCGGATCGCCGGCATCCCCGTCCACCCGCAGGTCGGCTCCGTCGAAACTCCCACGCGGGGCAGCCGCACCAGCGACGCCCCGCCCTGGTACGCAGGGGCCGATCTCAGGCTGAGTGACAACAGCCGTTGCTCCACCGGCATCCCCGGCTGGGTCGACAAGAGGCGCGTCCTGCTCACCGCCGCCCACTGTCAGACCAGTGGGAACGTCTACAACGGGCAGCGCGTCGTCGGCGAGGTCACCGCCTACGACAGCGGTCTCGACGTCGCCGTCATCACCACCGGCGACAACACCGCGGCCCGCTTCTACAGCAGCGCCTGGGATAGCGGCGACTCCCGCCCGTTGTACGGCCCGGCACGCCTGGACCCGGGCCAGTCGGCCTGCTTCAGCGGTGCCACGTCCGGGTTCCACTGCGAGCTGGAGGTCACCCGCGTCGGCGTCCACTCCCCGTCCGGCCGCACCAACGCGACCGAGGTGAAGTCCCGCAGCGGAGGCATCGCCGTCGCCCAAGGGGACAGCGGAGGGCCGGCCGTGGCCAACCCACAGGGCGACTCCATGGCGCCGGTCGGCGTCATCATCGCCGGGAACACCGACACGAAGACCCCGTGCAGCGGCACCTCGTCCGCAACGACCTGCTTCTCGACCGGTTACTACACGCCGCTCGACCCGGTGGTGTCCAAGCTCGGCTTCTCGGCGTCGTGA
- a CDS encoding DUF2277 domain-containing protein codes for MCRNIKTLRPPVTPDAGDEDFRAAALQYVRKVSGFRAPAAHNREAFDRAVDAVAEATARLLTELEVRGSHPRAVEATA; via the coding sequence ATGTGCCGCAACATCAAGACGCTGCGACCGCCCGTGACGCCCGACGCCGGGGATGAGGACTTCCGCGCCGCCGCGCTGCAGTACGTCCGCAAGGTCTCCGGCTTCCGCGCCCCGGCCGCGCACAACCGCGAGGCCTTCGACCGGGCCGTGGACGCGGTCGCCGAGGCCACCGCCCGGCTGCTCACCGAGCTGGAGGTCCGCGGCTCGCACCCCCGGGCCGTCGAGGCCACCGCCTAG
- a CDS encoding glycerophosphodiester phosphodiesterase, whose translation MHPFLDHPGPLAFAHRGGELGHPENSLAAFEAAVALGYRYLETDVHATADGVLVAFHDSRLDRVTDRGGAVAELPWEEVRRARIGGTEPVPLLEDLLGAFPEVRFNVDVKAAPAVGPLVEAIRRTDAWDRVCVGGFSDSRLAAVRAAAGPRLATSLGPREVARLRLRSLAGPLLAGGGAPFAGVCAQVPERHRGVRVVDRAFVRAAHRLGLQVHVWTVDDPTRIRALLDLGVDGIMADRIDVLRDVLGERGCWTDGSTGSSTVK comes from the coding sequence ATGCACCCCTTCCTCGACCACCCGGGGCCGCTGGCCTTCGCGCACCGGGGCGGTGAGCTCGGGCACCCGGAGAACTCGCTCGCCGCGTTCGAGGCCGCCGTGGCGCTCGGGTACCGGTACCTGGAGACGGACGTGCACGCCACCGCGGACGGCGTGCTGGTGGCCTTTCACGACTCCCGGCTGGACCGGGTGACCGACCGCGGCGGCGCGGTGGCCGAGCTGCCGTGGGAGGAAGTCCGGCGGGCCCGGATCGGGGGCACCGAGCCGGTGCCGCTGCTGGAGGACCTGCTCGGCGCGTTCCCCGAAGTCCGTTTCAACGTGGACGTGAAGGCGGCGCCGGCCGTCGGTCCGCTGGTCGAGGCGATCCGCCGGACCGACGCCTGGGACCGGGTGTGCGTCGGCGGCTTCTCCGACAGCCGCCTCGCCGCCGTCCGCGCCGCCGCCGGGCCCCGGCTGGCCACCTCGCTCGGACCGCGCGAGGTGGCCCGGCTGCGGCTGCGCTCACTGGCCGGGCCGCTGCTGGCCGGGGGCGGGGCGCCGTTCGCCGGGGTGTGCGCCCAGGTGCCGGAGCGGCACCGGGGAGTGCGGGTGGTCGACCGGGCCTTCGTCCGGGCCGCGCACCGGCTCGGACTGCAGGTCCACGTGTGGACTGTGGACGATCCCACACGGATCAGGGCTCTCCTCGACCTGGGTGTGGATGGCATCATGGCGGATCGCATCGACGTCCTGCGGGACGTCCTCGGCGAGCGCGGCTGCTGGACGGACGGCAGCACCGGCTCCAGCACGGTGAAATAG